A genomic window from Sphingobacterium sp. BN32 includes:
- a CDS encoding zinc-dependent peptidase has product MEYSPILVTVLIFVFGLILVYFVWRNVSNKKVVNAVIPSHDTILKVLTEDVKFFTKLNQEQQNTFVDRVEYFLKTTKISAEKGAKITDEHRVLVAASATIPLFHFNSWSYENLDEVLIYPEVFNEKYNTQEDERKILGMVGDGAMHRKMILSLPALLAGFQQNSNNNTAIHEFVHLIDKADGEVDGVPEYLIPKELINPWLKEMHETISLIRRDKSDIRDYAATNQAEFLAVVSEYFFQKPKQLKEDHPELYELLDEIYSDKKDLK; this is encoded by the coding sequence ATGGAATACTCACCTATCTTAGTCACCGTTCTTATCTTCGTCTTCGGACTTATCCTCGTTTATTTCGTATGGCGCAATGTTAGCAACAAAAAGGTTGTCAATGCTGTCATTCCCTCCCATGATACCATCTTGAAGGTATTGACCGAGGATGTGAAGTTCTTTACGAAGCTAAATCAGGAGCAGCAAAACACTTTTGTCGACAGGGTGGAGTATTTCCTTAAGACGACTAAGATAAGCGCGGAAAAGGGCGCTAAAATCACAGATGAGCATCGGGTATTGGTTGCTGCCAGTGCCACCATTCCATTATTCCACTTCAATTCCTGGTCGTATGAGAATTTAGATGAGGTGTTGATCTATCCGGAAGTCTTTAACGAAAAATATAATACCCAGGAAGACGAACGCAAAATACTGGGCATGGTAGGGGATGGTGCGATGCATCGCAAGATGATTCTTTCGCTTCCTGCTTTATTAGCCGGCTTTCAGCAGAATTCGAATAATAACACCGCTATTCACGAGTTTGTGCATCTGATCGATAAAGCAGATGGCGAAGTCGATGGTGTTCCGGAATACTTGATCCCCAAAGAACTGATCAACCCCTGGTTGAAGGAGATGCATGAAACGATATCGCTCATACGGAGAGATAAATCAGATATACGCGATTATGCTGCAACCAATCAGGCGGAGTTCCTAGCGGTAGTTTCGGAGTATTTCTTCCAAAAGCCCAAGCAATTAAAAGAAGATCATCCCGAGTTGTATGAGCTTCTCGATGAAATATACAGCGATAAAAAAGACCTGAAATAA
- the groL gene encoding chaperonin GroEL (60 kDa chaperone family; promotes refolding of misfolded polypeptides especially under stressful conditions; forms two stacked rings of heptamers to form a barrel-shaped 14mer; ends can be capped by GroES; misfolded proteins enter the barrel where they are refolded when GroES binds), whose protein sequence is MAKQVKYNVEARDALKKGVDTLANAVKVTLGPKGRNVIIEKKFGSPAITKDGVSVAKEIELKDALENMGAQMVKEVASKTADQAGDGTTTATVLAQAIVAPGIKSVAAGANPMDLKRGIDKAVAAVVNNLKTQSQVVGADNNKIKQVASISANNDEIIGSLIAEAMEKVGNDGVITVEEAKGTETEVKTVEGMQFDRGYLSPYFVTNSDKMEAELDSPYILIYDKKISNMKELLPILEKQVQTGKPLLIIAEDLDGEALATLVVNKIRGSLKVAAVKAPGFGDRRKAMLEDIAILTGGTVISEERGYKLENAELSYLGQAEKVVIDKDNTTIINGSGVAEDIKARVAQIRSQIETTTSDYDREKLQERLAKLSGGVAVLYVGATTEVEMKEKKDRVDDALHATRAAVEEGIVAGGGVAFIRATEALSDLKGDNEDEQIGIDIIKRAIEEPLRQICANAGIEGAVIVQKVKEGSADFGYNARTDKYENLIAAGVIDPTKVSRVALENAASVASMLLTTECVLADEPEENIGGAGAPPMGGGMGGMM, encoded by the coding sequence ATGGCAAAACAAGTAAAATATAACGTTGAAGCGCGCGACGCACTGAAAAAAGGTGTTGATACTTTAGCGAACGCAGTAAAAGTAACTTTAGGACCTAAAGGTCGTAACGTAATTATCGAGAAGAAATTCGGATCACCAGCAATCACGAAAGATGGTGTTTCTGTTGCTAAAGAAATCGAATTGAAAGATGCTTTAGAGAACATGGGTGCTCAAATGGTGAAAGAAGTTGCATCTAAAACTGCTGATCAAGCGGGTGACGGTACAACTACTGCAACGGTATTAGCGCAAGCTATCGTTGCTCCTGGTATCAAATCGGTTGCTGCAGGTGCAAATCCAATGGATTTAAAACGTGGTATCGACAAAGCTGTCGCTGCAGTTGTAAATAACTTGAAAACACAATCTCAAGTAGTTGGTGCTGACAACAACAAAATCAAACAAGTTGCTTCCATCTCTGCAAACAATGACGAAATCATCGGTTCATTAATTGCTGAAGCTATGGAAAAAGTAGGAAATGATGGTGTTATCACTGTCGAAGAAGCAAAAGGTACAGAAACAGAAGTTAAAACTGTTGAAGGTATGCAATTCGATCGTGGATACTTATCTCCATACTTCGTAACAAACTCTGATAAAATGGAAGCGGAATTAGATAGCCCTTACATTTTAATCTACGACAAGAAAATCAGCAACATGAAAGAATTGTTGCCGATCTTGGAAAAACAAGTACAAACAGGAAAACCATTATTAATTATTGCGGAAGATCTAGACGGTGAAGCCTTAGCTACATTAGTAGTTAACAAAATCCGTGGATCACTGAAAGTTGCTGCTGTTAAAGCTCCAGGATTCGGTGACCGTCGTAAAGCGATGTTAGAAGATATCGCAATCTTAACTGGTGGTACTGTTATCTCTGAAGAAAGAGGATATAAATTAGAAAACGCCGAGTTATCTTACTTAGGACAAGCTGAGAAAGTGGTTATCGACAAAGATAACACAACAATCATCAATGGTTCTGGTGTTGCTGAAGATATCAAAGCACGCGTTGCACAAATCCGTTCTCAAATTGAGACGACTACATCTGACTACGATCGTGAGAAACTACAAGAGCGTTTAGCTAAGTTATCAGGTGGTGTTGCGGTATTATATGTAGGTGCAACTACTGAGGTTGAAATGAAAGAGAAGAAAGACCGTGTTGATGATGCTTTACATGCTACTCGCGCAGCAGTAGAAGAAGGTATTGTTGCTGGTGGTGGTGTTGCTTTCATCCGTGCGACTGAAGCATTAAGCGACCTTAAAGGAGACAATGAAGACGAGCAAATCGGTATCGACATTATCAAACGTGCGATCGAAGAGCCATTACGTCAAATCTGTGCTAACGCAGGTATCGAAGGTGCTGTAATCGTTCAAAAAGTAAAAGAAGGATCAGCAGACTTTGGTTACAATGCACGCACTGACAAATACGAAAACTTAATCGCTGCGGGTGTTATCGACCCAACTAAAGTATCTCGTGTAGCCTTAGAAAATGCAGCATCTGTAGCGTCAATGTTATTGACAACAGAATGTGTATTGGCAGACGAGCCTGAAGAAAACATCGGCGGTGCTGGTGCACCTCCAATGGGTGGCGGTATGGGCGGCATGATGTAA
- a CDS encoding retropepsin-like aspartic protease, with protein MKSTINFLTLSTLLFAFLSTKAQDKQLGDLLGERFSIAGFTHQGADYCLGKIQDQRGYTFVELNKLPAQKASIILKDNKGRLDTSIARLDSQGKIKQIDLFDSLYGIKRASNPKLIAKIPFENKNGSILLKLSINGSSKPLNMLFDTGADGMALSEKKANEIGLNVTRENNASVVGGTQQIKVSEGNYIEIGTLKMENMSIAIFPNRPDDHSDGIIGNSILRRYITHIDYDNNELSLYEFGDFKYQGEGKLIPITFPQGVIHLHADLSITGEAPIRGDFVFDTGAGYNLIAFRPFVKAHKLLVSGFKSEVSSTTSSLGTVTPTFTGLAKSLALENVEPMVNFPVTLMGGSSGNKDWNPGADGSLGVRAISRYNHTINLLDGEIFLSKNKLHSYPADFLIRDYLFGWNNQGKLILLEKIGTANSPEKGKRVAVIDGTADSKLAKNSKSIEKLRGIPKDKKITVSFDDETKITIE; from the coding sequence CTACACTCCTTTTCGCTTTTCTTTCAACAAAAGCACAAGATAAACAGCTTGGCGATCTGCTGGGCGAACGATTCTCCATTGCCGGCTTTACTCATCAGGGCGCAGATTATTGCCTTGGCAAAATTCAGGATCAACGTGGCTATACCTTCGTTGAATTGAACAAGCTACCTGCTCAAAAAGCCAGCATTATCCTCAAAGACAATAAAGGCAGATTAGACACTTCTATCGCAAGACTAGACTCGCAAGGCAAGATTAAGCAGATCGACCTTTTCGACAGCTTATACGGCATTAAAAGAGCTTCCAATCCAAAGTTGATTGCCAAGATTCCTTTCGAAAACAAGAACGGGTCCATACTGCTCAAGCTTAGCATCAACGGTAGCAGCAAACCGCTCAATATGCTCTTTGATACCGGAGCCGACGGCATGGCACTTAGTGAAAAAAAAGCCAATGAAATAGGATTAAATGTAACGAGGGAAAACAATGCTTCCGTAGTTGGCGGGACGCAGCAAATCAAGGTGTCTGAAGGCAACTACATCGAGATCGGCACGCTCAAAATGGAAAACATGTCTATCGCTATCTTTCCAAATAGACCCGACGATCACTCGGACGGAATTATTGGCAACAGCATTCTGAGACGCTATATTACCCATATCGATTACGATAATAACGAGCTATCCCTTTACGAATTTGGCGATTTCAAATACCAAGGCGAAGGAAAGCTCATTCCGATCACTTTTCCACAGGGCGTTATTCATCTCCATGCGGACCTTTCGATAACGGGCGAAGCTCCTATCCGTGGAGATTTCGTTTTCGACACAGGTGCCGGCTATAACCTAATAGCCTTCCGACCGTTCGTGAAAGCGCATAAATTGCTAGTCTCAGGATTCAAATCCGAGGTCTCCTCAACGACCAGCAGCTTGGGAACAGTAACCCCAACCTTCACCGGACTAGCCAAATCTTTGGCCTTAGAAAACGTGGAACCGATGGTCAACTTCCCTGTTACCCTAATGGGTGGCAGTTCAGGCAATAAGGATTGGAACCCCGGAGCGGATGGATCCTTGGGCGTACGTGCAATTAGTCGATACAACCATACCATCAACCTGCTGGATGGCGAAATATTCCTGAGCAAAAACAAGCTTCATAGTTATCCTGCGGATTTCCTTATACGCGACTACCTTTTCGGATGGAACAACCAAGGAAAACTGATATTGCTTGAAAAAATAGGAACCGCAAATAGCCCCGAAAAAGGAAAAAGAGTAGCCGTGATAGATGGAACAGCCGATAGTAAACTGGCTAAAAACAGTAAATCCATCGAGAAATTAAGAGGGATCCCTAAGGATAAAAAAATAACCGTTTCGTTCGACGATGAAACAAAAATCACAATAGAATAG
- a CDS encoding TlpA disulfide reductase family protein, with protein sequence MKKTISLIASLLISIFVFAQTKPANITGTVDKNDIVRVSLFKVLNGRLVEVALSIPDSEGRFGFRFTPEYEGFYVIGSGTSTRPQGNFKFYFRGNEDLVIKLQRDDYELISTNSKEIKALNQWDVAVAEIQAKANRLGGQSTYVDFFPQVEEMSAKLAQYKKDPKTGNKNFDKLFPSYVDYDFAYYAISYNYLPRSAHPDQDEFTPYYQNFNVDNYLNDFLLQLPYGDRFFSNLILQKNKGKNLADESLLIASIPSDVLKGQFIVSKMERARSMEEFLISKEAYKQYITLPEQIARVAAVESKLAESKTGATAVSFSYPDVTGKQTALKDLRGKVVLIDMWATWCGPCRAEEPHWEKLNEEFAGKDVAFVGVSVDKEKDKWETYVKEKKLKGIQLHAGPGNILSQSYKVDGIPRYILVDKKGNLIAADSPRPSDPKLKEMISKALAN encoded by the coding sequence ATGAAAAAAACAATCTCTTTAATAGCAAGTTTGCTGATCAGCATCTTTGTATTTGCTCAAACAAAACCTGCCAATATCACCGGAACCGTCGATAAAAACGACATCGTCCGCGTATCTTTATTTAAAGTGCTCAACGGCCGCCTCGTAGAAGTGGCTTTGAGTATCCCTGATTCCGAAGGTCGCTTTGGTTTCCGATTTACACCAGAATATGAAGGTTTCTATGTAATCGGAAGCGGAACTAGCACAAGACCTCAAGGAAATTTTAAATTCTATTTCCGAGGCAATGAAGACCTTGTCATTAAGCTACAGCGCGATGATTACGAATTGATAAGCACAAATAGTAAAGAAATAAAAGCACTAAATCAGTGGGATGTAGCCGTGGCAGAAATCCAGGCAAAAGCCAACAGGTTGGGTGGACAGAGCACCTACGTCGATTTCTTCCCTCAGGTAGAAGAAATGTCCGCTAAATTGGCGCAATACAAAAAAGACCCAAAAACTGGCAATAAAAACTTTGATAAGCTCTTCCCTAGCTATGTAGATTACGACTTTGCTTATTATGCTATCAGCTATAACTATCTCCCGCGTTCAGCGCATCCGGATCAAGACGAGTTTACGCCATATTACCAAAACTTCAATGTCGATAACTACCTCAATGATTTCTTGCTGCAATTGCCCTATGGCGACCGCTTCTTTAGCAACCTCATTCTGCAGAAGAACAAAGGGAAAAACCTTGCTGACGAATCCTTATTGATCGCCAGTATACCTTCTGACGTCTTAAAAGGACAATTCATCGTGAGCAAAATGGAAAGAGCCCGTTCGATGGAAGAGTTCCTAATCTCGAAAGAAGCCTATAAACAATACATCACATTGCCAGAGCAAATTGCTCGTGTCGCAGCCGTAGAGTCAAAATTGGCAGAATCCAAAACGGGAGCAACGGCCGTTAGCTTCAGCTATCCTGACGTAACGGGCAAACAGACGGCCTTGAAAGATCTGCGCGGAAAAGTCGTGTTGATCGACATGTGGGCAACCTGGTGTGGTCCATGCCGTGCCGAAGAACCACATTGGGAAAAATTGAATGAAGAATTTGCAGGAAAAGACGTTGCTTTCGTAGGCGTATCGGTTGATAAGGAAAAAGACAAATGGGAAACTTACGTGAAAGAGAAAAAGCTGAAGGGTATACAACTGCATGCCGGACCAGGCAATATTCTATCTCAATCCTACAAAGTAGATGGTATCCCTAGATACATTTTAGTCGACAAGAAAGGAAATCTTATTGCAGCGGATAGTCCGCGTCCTTCTGACCCGAAACTGAAAGAAATGATCAGTAAAGCATTAGCGAATTAA
- the secG gene encoding preprotein translocase subunit SecG: MTTLFIILIILASLLLSFFVLIQNPKGGGLSSGFSGGANLMGVQRTGDILEKGTWILIIALMVFSLAINIMGPSGSNAGGLGDQIEAPAQGPNLNLNPNANPTAPATGTTAPATQAPAATDSTK, encoded by the coding sequence ATGACAACCTTATTTATTATCCTTATCATTTTAGCGAGCTTATTATTATCGTTTTTCGTATTGATACAGAATCCAAAAGGTGGAGGTTTATCCTCAGGATTTTCAGGCGGAGCTAATTTAATGGGGGTTCAACGTACCGGCGATATTTTAGAAAAAGGTACATGGATCTTAATCATTGCATTAATGGTATTCAGTTTAGCGATCAACATTATGGGTCCATCAGGATCAAATGCTGGTGGTTTAGGTGATCAGATTGAAGCACCTGCTCAAGGTCCTAATCTTAACTTGAATCCTAACGCTAATCCTACTGCTCCTGCAACAGGTACTACAGCACCTGCAACTCAGGCGCCAGCAGCTACAGATTCTACTAAATAA
- a CDS encoding nuclear transport factor 2 family protein, producing MNKREEIIRNYISGYNNFDIPRMLADFADDIQFENIQNNVTTDTLEGKDAFREQAEMAMEYFSDRKQTITSIQHFSDYSEIEIDYEATLAVDFPGSVKKGDKIKLKGKSIFTFTEDNKIQKLLDIS from the coding sequence ATGAACAAAAGAGAAGAGATCATTCGTAATTACATTAGCGGTTACAACAATTTTGACATCCCTCGGATGTTGGCAGACTTTGCTGATGATATTCAATTCGAGAATATACAGAATAATGTAACCACAGATACGTTGGAAGGAAAGGATGCGTTCCGCGAACAGGCGGAAATGGCAATGGAATATTTTTCAGATCGCAAGCAGACCATTACTTCGATTCAACATTTCAGCGATTACTCCGAAATTGAAATTGACTATGAGGCTACCCTGGCGGTGGACTTCCCGGGCAGCGTAAAAAAGGGTGATAAGATTAAATTGAAAGGCAAGTCAATCTTTACCTTCACCGAAGACAATAAGATACAAAAACTACTGGATATCAGTTAA
- the groES gene encoding co-chaperone GroES: MALSIKPIGDRVVVEPAPAEEKTASGIYIPDTAKEKPSQGTIVAVGTGKPEEPLTVQVGDKVLYGKYAGTEITYEGKEYLIMREADIYAVL; this comes from the coding sequence ATGGCTTTAAGTATTAAACCTATCGGAGACAGAGTAGTAGTTGAGCCTGCTCCAGCAGAAGAAAAAACAGCATCAGGTATCTACATCCCTGACACGGCGAAAGAAAAACCATCTCAAGGTACGATCGTTGCAGTAGGTACTGGAAAACCTGAAGAACCTCTTACTGTACAAGTTGGTGATAAAGTATTGTACGGTAAATACGCTGGTACTGAAATTACTTATGAAGGTAAAGAATATTTAATTATGCGTGAAGCTGATATTTACGCAGTTCTGTAA
- a CDS encoding aldo/keto reductase, which produces MEYRKLGNSELSVSAITFGAWAAGGWMWGSTDRNDAIEAIRASYDLGVTSIDTAPIYGQGTSEEIVGEAIKGLPRDQVQLLTKFGMRWDSDQGDFAFHSKNNDGEPIEIYKYAGKDSVIYECEQSLKRLGTDYIDLYQIHWPDVTTPIDETFEAVSRLVEQGKVRYVGVCNYNAAQMAEAERTIPLVSNQIPFSMVNRAVEDETVPYCIQHGKSVLAYSPLERGLLTGKIHAGYTFQEGDHRASLPHFQPDFIEKANILLERIKPLADDKKVSLSQLVLRWTIERAGITVALAGARNAEQAVQNAKAIDLNLSADELEFVSAVVDAF; this is translated from the coding sequence ATGGAATACAGAAAATTAGGCAATAGCGAATTAAGCGTGTCTGCGATTACCTTTGGTGCGTGGGCTGCGGGCGGCTGGATGTGGGGTTCAACCGACAGAAATGATGCAATCGAAGCCATTCGAGCATCCTATGACTTAGGCGTAACTTCCATCGATACTGCACCAATCTATGGACAGGGGACCTCCGAAGAGATTGTTGGCGAAGCCATCAAAGGTCTGCCGCGCGATCAGGTTCAACTATTGACGAAATTTGGAATGCGCTGGGATTCAGATCAGGGTGATTTTGCATTTCACAGTAAAAACAACGATGGTGAACCAATCGAAATTTATAAATATGCCGGCAAAGACTCGGTAATCTACGAATGCGAACAAAGTTTGAAACGATTAGGCACAGACTATATCGATCTGTATCAGATCCACTGGCCCGACGTAACGACGCCGATTGATGAAACATTCGAGGCGGTATCGCGATTGGTGGAGCAGGGTAAGGTTCGCTATGTAGGCGTATGCAACTACAATGCTGCGCAGATGGCAGAAGCAGAACGCACGATACCCCTTGTGTCCAACCAAATCCCATTTAGCATGGTAAACCGAGCTGTGGAGGATGAGACAGTTCCTTATTGTATTCAACACGGTAAATCGGTATTGGCATATAGTCCTTTGGAGCGTGGTTTATTGACCGGCAAGATCCATGCGGGCTATACCTTCCAAGAAGGCGACCATCGGGCTAGTCTTCCACATTTCCAACCCGACTTTATTGAAAAAGCAAACATACTTTTAGAGCGTATAAAGCCACTAGCTGATGATAAAAAGGTTAGCCTTAGCCAACTTGTATTGCGCTGGACTATCGAACGTGCTGGGATTACGGTAGCTTTGGCAGGAGCGAGAAACGCGGAGCAAGCGGTACAAAATGCGAAGGCTATCGACCTGAATTTATCGGCCGATGAACTGGAGTTTGTGAGTGCCGTTGTTGATGCTTTTTAA